A single genomic interval of Armigeres subalbatus isolate Guangzhou_Male chromosome 1, GZ_Asu_2, whole genome shotgun sequence harbors:
- the LOC134206915 gene encoding uncharacterized protein LOC134206915: MAARAVKKDVYTVGVLTGTNTEEEAMELRTQLDSLLSKGGFSLRKWASNCPKVLEGKENLAIANTEEVSLDPDPSVKTLGLVWLPGTDRIEFRFKIGFPNFDEDLSKRKVLSIIASLFGQLGLIEAVILRAKLFMQLL; this comes from the coding sequence ATGGCGGCAAGGGCTGTCAAGAAGGACGTGTATACGGTTGGCGTTTTGACTGGTACGAACACCGAGGAGGAAGCTATGGAGCTGAGGACCCAACTTGATTCGTTGCTATCCAAAGGTGGATTTTCGTTAAGGAAATGGGCATCGAATTGTCCAAAAGTGTTGGAAGGTAAGGAAAATCTAGCGATCGCCAATACCGAAGAAGTATCGTTAGACCCCGACCCATCCGTGAAAACCCTAGGTTTGGTTTGGTTACCAGGAACCGATCGTATCGAATTCCGATTTAAGATCGGTTTTCCCAATTTTGATGAGGATCTATCGAAACGGAAGGTACTCTCGATAATAGCCTCATTATTCGGTCAACTTGGTTTGATCGAAGCGGTCATCTTGCGAGCGAAGCTGTTCATGCAATTACTTTGA